CGCTTGTGTCATGTTAATATGATTAAGCCATATTATGTGAGGGAGCCTCTGGTGAATCCTATTGACAGTATTGTTGTGCCCTCTGCGAGTGTGTCCACTGTGCCGGTGTCAGTTTGTATGTTGGCGCCATCTAGCGTTGATGAGAGTAATGACAGTCTTTGTTTTTCAGAGGGGGTTGGAGAACTGGAAGATGACGTCATTATTCCGTCCAAGGCGGTCGTGGAGGGACGGTTGACAAACACTGAGTCATTGATCACTCTTGACTGTCATCTTGGCCATTTATCAACAACGCAGCGAGATGATATCAGGGGTTTGGTTGGGTCTCATTGTGAGCTGTTCTCCGATATTCCTTCGCGCACTAACGTATTACAACATGATATCGATGTGGCGGAGGCATTACCCATTAAACAGCACGCGTATCGCGTGAATCCATATAAGCGGGCACGGTTACAGAAAGAGGTGGAATACATGCTCACTAACAATATCGCTGAGCCCAGTTTCAGCCCATGGAGCTCGCCGTGCTTGTTGGTTGATAAGTCAGACAAGACAGATAGGTTTTGTACGGATTTTCGCCGAGTAAATGACGTGACTAGGCCTGATAGTTTTCCATTGCCCAGAATGGAGGACTGTGTCGACAGGGTGGGGAGTGCGTCTTATGTAACCAAGCTGGATTTGCTGAAAGGATACTGGCAGGTGCCACTTACGGATCGCGCTAAACTAATTTCTGCGTTTGTGACACCTGACAGTTTCCTGCAATATACGGTAATGCCGTTTGGTATGCGCAACGCGCCTGCGACTTTCCAGAGGCTGGTGAATCGTGTTCTGTCAGGCGTAGCTAATTGTGAGGCCTATCTCGATGACCTCGTCATCTATTCTGACGATTGGGAGGGGCACATGGTTAGTTTGCGGGAAGTTTTTGACCGGCTTGGTCAGGCAAACTTGACCCTGAACCTGGCCAAGTGCGAGTTTGGCAGGGCGACCGTCACCTATCTTGGCAAGGTAGTGGGGCGGGGGGAGGTCCGCCCTGTCCACTCCAAGGTGGAGGCGATACTTGGCTTTCCAGAGCCTGCTACACGTCGGGACCTCCGGTGTTTTCTGGGGATGACGGGGTATTATAGGGGTTTTTGCAGGAACTTCTCAGCGGTAGCTTCTCCCCTCACAGATCTCTTGAGCCCGAAGATCCCATTTCAGTGGACGCCTAGGTGCACTTTTGCGTTTCAGCAATTAAAGTCCATCCTGGTCAGTGCTCCTGTCCTCGCAGCGCCTGTGTTCACAAAGCCTTTCAAGTTGGCTGTGGATGCTAGTGAGCTGGGCGCAGGCGCGGTACTTCTGCAGGACGATGACGGGGGTATAGAACATCCGGTGTCGTATTTTTCTAAAAAGTTTAATATACACCAGCGGCGCTATTCCACAATTGAAAAGGAGGCTTTGGCCTTGATTTTGGCTCTCTCCCATTTCGAGGTGTATGTCGGTTCATCCCAGGTACCGATTAAAATATACACCGACCACAACCCGTTGGTCTTTATAGGCAGGATGCGGAATTCGAACCAGCGGCTAATGCGCTGGAGCCTTTTCCTGCAGGCCTTTGATGTTGACGTGGTTCACGTCAAGGGCAAGGACAATGTGTTGGCTGACGCGCTATCACGGCTGTAGACAGGGTGAGGGGGTGCTATTTATCCTTGAGGTGGTGTGATGGTTTATCATAACAGGtcctgttatggttttgtagtccttatcgtttctcctccaggtgtacccatttgtaattaacccaggtgtcttgtctcgtcattacctcatgtataaggattctgctttcccctttgtctgtggctgatcctgtctgtgcagtacgtgttcttgtctgtcattactttatatttcctttgtccaaccatggtggtaattattaattaaattcttCTTTTGACTACTTCGGCTACCGTCTCCTTTATTATGTTGCCTTGACTCGACATTGAGCCTGCTAACAGTCAATGGTTACGTAGACACCAACTCCTCATTAGATGACACCTACTACTCATTAGAATACACCAACTCCACTGTGGATGAACAAGAAGATGGTAAGGTTGGCAGGGCCCTACAAACAACTTCGCTGGTCATCTACTGCTTGATATTTGCATTTGGGACTATTGGCAACAGTCTAGTCATCTACGTGACAGGCTGCAGGATGAAGAGAACGGTCAACTCAGTTTGGTTTCTCAACTTGGCCCTGGCTGACTTCCTCTTTTCAACCTTTCTGATTTTCACAATCATTTCTACCTCTCAGGGAAACCACTGGATGTTTGGACTAGTATTATGCAAGTTCAAAACCTTTGTGATTGTAGTCAACATGTTTGCCAGTATCTTTCTTCTGACAGCCATAAGTGTGGATCGTTGCTTCTCAATCTGGTTCGTGGTGTGGGCACAAAACAAGCGTACCGTTGGCAAAGCCCGGATCATATGCGCTGTCATCTGGATTACTGCTGGGATCTGCAGCGCTCCATATGCACATTTTCGAGAGGTTTGGCCTCATGGGGAGAAGATAATATGTTATGCTAAATCCAAACAAACATGGATTCTTGACATATTTCGATTTGTTATGGGCTTCCTGATCCCATTCCTGGTAATATGTGTCTCTTATGTGGCCATAGTTGTTCGTGCTGGGCACCTGAAAAAGCCAAGAAAACAGAGATGTTGTCGGGTCATTTTCTCTGTCGTTCTTGCATTCTTCATCTGCTGGTTGCCcttccatgtttttatttttgtacactCTTATAACCCAAATCTCGATATCATCATTGTTCAGATTGTTGGTCCtctggttttgagtctgtgtttTATGAACAGCTGCCTGAATCCCATTCTCTATGTTTTCATGTGTCATGAATTCCAGCAGAAGCTCAAGCAATCCGTGTGCTTTGCACTAGAAAGTGCACTGGCTGAGGACCACTTGTCATTTACGTCCTCTCGCTCCATGACGTCCTACCTTTCACGGATTTCTGGTAAATCTGACTCTACTGCACCCGTGGAGATGAAAGGCCCAGCCACTTGTTCAACCACATAACCAGTTTTTTATCATTGCACGGAGGGAGAGACACTGGGCACTGATGAAGATTAGTCAGAGTATATGATACTTGTAATCAATTATCACAAAAGTAAAGTAGGAACTGATCATGGAGTGTCGATAGATTAGTCCAGAGAATGATTGATGATATTTTGTATATTTGTGCATTTTTATGTTCTCTATATTATCACCCCTAACAGGTGTCTACACTTATCTCTGACACCCGTTATTTTGTTGCACCTGTGACAAGTtccaccttttttttttaactatcaAATCTATTTTTGATGAAATCACAAAGTTCTCAAGATCAATAATTGTGTAGGGTGTGCTGTGGCCTTGCAATGTAAATACGAATGTCTGTGTATAAGAATTAATTATTTTGTACAATGAAATGATACCCATAAATTCATCAGATATGGAAATGCTTAAAATTACATGATAATGTGCacagtaatgtgtttttttacttttaagtgttgtaaggcaaggcaaggcaagtttatttatatagcacttttcaacgcaaggcaattcaaagtgctttacaaaaaaaaaatgaaagacattaagcattaaaaaagaaaagctaataaaataaacattaaggaacaatacatggataaaagttacagtgcagtctaaaatatgaatagttcaattaaacattacaagaaaaagtacatggataaaagttactgtgcagtttaagatatgaatagttcaattaaaagcagcgacaaaaagaaaagtcttcagcctggatttaaaagtagtaagagttgcagcggacctgcaggtttctgggagtttgttccagatatttggagcataataactgaacgctgctttaccatgtttagttctgactctggggacagaaagcagaccagtccctgaagacctgagagatctggatggttcatagtttagcaggaggtcagtaatgtattttgggcctaaaccattcagtgctttataaaccagcagcaatattttgaaatatattctttgacacacaggaagctagtgtaaagacttcagaactggagtgatgtgatccactttcttagtgttagtgaggactcgtacttacttacttacttgtaAGCAATACAATTTCGAGCTTATTTACAAATGTTGTTTTGACATGCCTCAATAGCTGCATAATACTGTCACACAAAGCTGAGCTTCAATAATTGCGCTGTATGCATTTTTATACAgtgaataaaaacatatttttgatgAGCTGTTCTCTTCCTT
This genomic window from Pseudochaenichthys georgianus chromosome 16, fPseGeo1.2, whole genome shotgun sequence contains:
- the LOC139435404 gene encoding chemerin-like receptor 1, giving the protein SPLLCCLDSTLSLLTVNGYVDTNSSLDDTYYSLEYTNSTVDEQEDGKVGRALQTTSLVIYCLIFAFGTIGNSLVIYVTGCRMKRTVNSVWFLNLALADFLFSTFLIFTIISTSQGNHWMFGLVLCKFKTFVIVVNMFASIFLLTAISVDRCFSIWFVVWAQNKRTVGKARIICAVIWITAGICSAPYAHFREVWPHGEKIICYAKSKQTWILDIFRFVMGFLIPFLVICVSYVAIVVRAGHLKKPRKQRCCRVIFSVVLAFFICWLPFHVFIFVHSYNPNLDIIIVQIVGPLVLSLCFMNSCLNPILYVFMCHEFQQKLKQSVCFALESALAEDHLSFTSSRSMTSYLSRISEVPDYAGLLCSLRMLQSTLSANKNPWDHHICLCLLSLINP